TTAATAATAGAAGAAACATAGCCCACTTACTTTTGATTACTTTGTTCTGCTCCCAGAAGGCTGAGGGCCGATAAAAAAGGTACCAGTAGTTTTTCATTGTATTTCTCCTTTTAAAAATTCAAAATGTTATCTTAAATAGAAAAAAATGAAAAAAGACAACAGAAACAATCGTAGCAAAGGAAGAAACTCTTTCACAAGAGACATTTAGCATATTTATACAATTAAGGGGATTGTTCCGAGGGGGGTGGCGGGGGTATTATGATCTACGAATAAGGAATTAAATGTATAAAAAAGCTCATTTCTTCTCGAGTGAACAAGTGGTTTGTAACGAAAGATTTAAAGTGATAATTATTTATGATAGTTATTAAGAACTATATAATATTCCTAAAAACAATCTTTTTCCTCTCTTTGCGTATATTATTTATAGGTGTAAAAGGCATTGTAATTATAGAAAAAGCGGCTGAGGAGAGAAGCGAGAAAAGCGTATAGAAAAGAAGGATCGTATATGATCCTTCTTTTCTATACTACATACTTTAAATGTGACCTATGAAATACAGATCAATAAGTCCAAAAAACGATGAAAAACCCACCAACAGATAAAACGAAAGAATCGAACAAACAGGCAAAGAAAGCACTCTTCCCGTTTTTTATGAGGGTTTCTATTCTGACCTGTAATCCAAGAGCTCCCATAGCCATGAAAATGAGCAAGTAAGCAATTGTTTGCAAATAGAATCTTGTTTCTTCTGTAAAAAGCCCAAGCGTATTGAGAAAACTCATGATAAGAAATCCAATGATAAACCAAGGAAAAGTAACGGTCGTACAGGGGAGTTTTTCTTTGTCCTTATTAAAAAATAAACGCTTCTTATCCATAAATGCTGCTTTTTCCTCTTTTAGCTATTATTAACTTTACGTAAAGGAAAAGGATAAGTAAAATACATGTAAATGATAGTAATGATTAGTTTCTTTAATAATAGGAGGGAAGTTATGTACTATGATGCTTTGAAAACATTTGTTAATGTAGTCGAGGAGAGAAATTTTACAAAAGCAGCCGAGAAACTACGGATTTCTCAACCTAGCGTAAGTTTACATATTAAAAATCTTGAAGAAGAATTTCAAACAACACTTCTTAAAAGAACGCCTAAAATGGTTACAGTAACTCCTACGGGAGAAATGCTTTATGAAAGAGCAAAGCAAATTCTTCATTTATACAAACAAGCAAAACAAGAAATTTACGAACATCATCACTTTGTTCAAGGTAAATTAACGATCGGGGCAAGTTTTACAATTGGTGAGTATGTGTTACCAAAGTTACTCAGTGAATTTCATCAACTATATCCACATGTAGAAATTGAAGTACTTATTGATAATACAGCACAAATTGCTGAACATGTACGACTTTTTCAAGCTGACATTGGCCTTATTGAAGGCCGAATCAATCATACTGAACTTCAGATTTCGCCATTTTCAGAAGACGAGCTTTCTATTATTGTAGAGGAAAACAGTTTGTTTCTGACTCAAAAAAATCTTTCTTTGTCAGATTTGCAAAATCAAACGTGGATTACGCGAGAAAAGGGATCAGGCACAAGAGAGTATTTAAAACATGTGCTTGATTCTAACGGTTTAAAAGCCCGTGCATTTATTACAATGAGCAGTAATCAAGCTATTAAAGAAGCGGTGTTGAACGGAATGGGAATGTCCATGTTATCTACATATGCTCTTAAAAAGGAGGAAAGGATAGCGATTCTTCCTGTGAAAGAAGCAGTTTTTAAACGTAAATTTTCTTATATAGAAAGTCCTGTTATAGAAGAAAACAAAAATAAAGCTCTTTTTCTAACATTATTAAAGAAACTAATGAAAAAATAAATAGAATAAAATGATCTTTTTCTTTGTCGAAATTTATCGAAAAATTAGCGTTAAATCGTTGAACCCGACTAATATTATCGGTATAATCAATCATTAAGCGTTAATTTCAAGGAACAAGAGACTTTTGCAATAATTTTTGTTTGACAGATGAGGGTCTGTCATATAAATTATAGGAAGGACTTTAAAGTTGATAATACTTATTAGAATACTTGGTTTTAAAGCCTTTATTATATAGTAAAGGCTTTAAAAAGACTGAATATCTCGAATTCAATATGATTACTTGTTCATTTTTCTACATAACCTAAGGAAGTATACAAAATATAAAGTGAAAAATTGAACATATGAGTGCCTTTAACTTTTGTTTATAAAAAGATTAAACGTAAATTTTTTATAGGAGGAAATCGTTGTTATGAGTAACAAAAAAGAAATAAAAGTTGGCCTGTTTCTTGCTGGTACTGGCCATCATATCGCATCTTGGAGACATCCGAAAGCAGTTGAGGATGGAGCAATGAATCTCCCTTATCTAATCAATTTAGCTCAGACAGCTGAAAAAGGGAAATTAGACATGATATTTTTAGCTGATAGCTTATCTGTTAACAAAAATTCTCATCCAAATATTATTACACGCTTTGAGCCTCTTACCCTTTTAACAGCTATGGCAGGGGCAACAAAACATATTGGCTTAGCTGCAACAGCTTCTACAACGTATAGCGAACCTTTTCATATTGCAAGACAGTTCGCTTCTTTAGATCATTTAAGCAGTGGACGTGCTGGATGGAATGTCGTAACATCTTCTATCCCTCAAACAGGTCTAAACTTCAGTAAAACCGAGCACCTTGAACATGACAAGCGCTATGAGCGTGCAGAAGAATTTGTGGAAATTGTAAAAGGTCTTTGGGATTCATGGGAAGAATCCGCGTTTATTCGCAATAAAGAAGACGGTAAATTTATTAATGAAGATAAAATGCACGAGCTTGGACATAAAGGTGAATTTTTCTCTGTTCAAGGTCCTTTAAATATTGCCCGTGCTCCTCAAGGATATCCAGTTATTATTCAAGCTGGTTCATCGCCGGCAGGACAGGCTCTGGCAGCGCAAATTGCTGAAGTGATTTTTACAGCCCAAAACAATATCGAAGACGCTAAAAAGTTCTACAAGGGAATTAAAGAGCAAGTGCGTTCTTTTGGTAGAAATCCTGATGAAGTTCTTGTTATGCCTGGGATTTTCCCGATTATTGGTGATACGGAAGAAGAAGCACATGCTAAATATCAAGAACTTCAAGATCTAATTCCTGTTGAGCTTGGATTAAGTATTTTATCCAATTACTTAGGTGGCATTGATTTAACTCAATATCCACTCCAAAGTCGGTTTTCTGACTTGAATATTGAAAAAGTAGACGGTGTCCAAAGTCGCTATGAACTTATTAAGAAAATGGCTGAAAAAGATGATCTTACATTAGAACAATTATATAAGTCTGTAGCAGGTTCACGTGGACATCATATCTTCATTGGTACACCAGAACAACTTGCAGATAAAATGGAAGAATGGGTTGAAGGAGAAGCTTGTGATGGTTTTAACCTTATGCCGCCACTTCTTCCTGAAGGCTTAGAAACCTTTGTTGAAAAAGTCGTTCCGATTCTTCAAGAGAGAGGCGTATATCGAAAAGAGTACGAAGGTAAAACACTTCGTGATCATCTTGGGTTAAAAGAACCTAAAAATCGCTATGCTTCTAATTGATTTTAAAAGATGCTGAGGTGACAAAATGAGAAACTATCGATTAGCAACTGAAGAAGATGCAGAGAAGCTTTTAGACTTAACACTTCGAGCATATGAGCCAATTCGAGAGCTAGGAATTAACTTTGCGGCAGCAACAGCAGACCTTGCATTCGTGAAGAAAAACGTTCGAAATAATATGTGTTATGTGTTGGAAGAAGATAGAAACATTATTGCAACAGCTTCACTTAGGATGCCTTGGGGCCCTCAGCCAGGACCCTTTGAATATCCGCATATTTGGTGGTTTGCAGTAGATCCAAGCTATGGTAAAAAGGGCATTGGAAGCTTAATGATGGAATGGTTAGAAAATACGGTACTAAGCGAAACCTTAAAATGTCCAGCAGTTTCTTTAGGAACGGCTGACAAACATCCTTGGCTTATTGAAATGTATGAGCGCAAAGGATATAAAAAGGCAGGGTCACAAGACTTAGGAAAAGGACATATTACCGTATATTTAGTTAAGAAGCTTCGTGAAGATTTTCAGTAAATCTTTATAGAGTATAAAAATAAAAAAGTTATTTAGAGAAGTAAGGTGGTGTGGAATATGAATTTTGATTTAAATTATTTCATTAACGTTTTTCCGGACGTTATCCCGTATATTCCGGTTACATTGTTAATGGCCGTAGTTTCGATGATTGTTGCAATTATTGTAGGACTTGTACTTGCTCTTATTACAAAGAGTAAAATCCCTGTTTTGCATCAGTTAGCAAGCTTATACATTTCATTCTTTAGAGCGGTACCAACGCTTGTGCAACTTTTCTTAATTTATTATGGACTTCCACAGATTTTTCCGGGACTGCAGGCAATGCAAGCTCTAACAGCTGCCATTATTGGTCTAAGTGTGAAGAATTCCGCATATTTAGCTGAAATCTTTCGCGCAGGGTTAGACTCTGTTGATAAAGGGCAGCTTGAAGCATGTACATCTGTTGGAATGACAAAGTTTCAAGCATACCGAAGAGTGATTTTACCACAAGCAGCGAGAAATGCAATTCCTGCAACAGGGAATACGTTTATTGGATTGTTAAAAGAAACGTCTCTAGCATTTACACTAGGCTTAACAGAACTTTTTGCACAAGGTAAGATTTTAGCGTCTGCATCTGCTCGTTACCTTGAAACATATTTAGCAATTGCTATTTTATATTGGTTATTAACAATTATTTACAGTATTGTTCAATCTGTAATCGAAAAAATCATTGGGAAACCGTACCGAAACTAGGAGGTGTAACAATTGATCGTTGTAAAAGACTTGGTAAAAAAATTCAAAGATTTAACGGTTCTAGATGGAATAAGTCTAGAAGTTGAGCGAGGAGAAGTTGTTGCAATTATCGGTCCTTCTGGTTCTGGTAAATCAACGTTTCTTCGCTGCTTGAACTTGCTTGAGACTCCTAATAGGGGAGAAATTCAAATTGGGGATGTTAAGCTGAATGCAGAGAGATATAGTCGCAAAGAAGCGAATGCTTTAACAAGGCAAACAGCGATGGTTTTTCAACATTACAATCTTTTTAAAAACAAAACAGTGCTTCAAAATGTAACAGAGGCACTTATTATAACGAAAAAAATGAAACCAAAAGAAGCGAATGAGATTGGAATGAATCTTTTAGAACAAGTTGGCCTTGCTCATAAAGCGGACAGCTACCCTATTACACTTTCAGGGGGACAGCAGCAGCGAATTGGAATAGCAAGAGCACTTGCTATTGATCCATATGCTCTTTTGTTTGATGAGCCTACATCAGCTCTAGACCCTGAACTTGTATCTGGAGTGCTTGCGGTTATTAAAGAAATCGCAGAAAGACAAACAACAATGCTAATTGTAACTCATGAAATGGACTTTGCGCGTGAAGTAGCAGACAAGGTTATTTTTATGGCGGATGGCCATATTGTTGAGCAAGGAACACCAGAGGAAATCTTTGACTTCCCAAAACATGAACGTACCAAAAAATTCTTACAGCAAGTTGGTAGTCAATAAACAAAAAGGAAAGGAATGAAGAACGTGACTTCACCTCAAAAAGGAAATGAAAAGCTTTTAGAACAGCTTACAAACATGCGTCGTGAACTTCATGAACATCCTGAGCTTTCTATGATGGAAATTGAGACAACAAAACGAATTCGTCGCTGGTTAGAAGAGGGGGAGATTGATATTCTTCCTTTTGAAAACCTTGAAGTCGGGGTTATCGCAGAAATTAAAGGTACAAAGCCAGGACCAACGATTGCGATTCGCGCAGACATTGATGCATTACCTATAAAAGAAGAAACAAACCTTCCATTCTCATCTAAAGTAGATGGGGTAATGCATGCTTGCGGCCATGATTTTCATACTGCTTCAATTATCGGAACAGCTCTTCTCCTAAAAGAGAAGAGAGATCAACTGCAAGGGACTGTGCGTTTTATTTTTCAACCAGC
This sequence is a window from Priestia filamentosa. Protein-coding genes within it:
- a CDS encoding amino acid ABC transporter ATP-binding protein, with the translated sequence MIVVKDLVKKFKDLTVLDGISLEVERGEVVAIIGPSGSGKSTFLRCLNLLETPNRGEIQIGDVKLNAERYSRKEANALTRQTAMVFQHYNLFKNKTVLQNVTEALIITKKMKPKEANEIGMNLLEQVGLAHKADSYPITLSGGQQQRIGIARALAIDPYALLFDEPTSALDPELVSGVLAVIKEIAERQTTMLIVTHEMDFAREVADKVIFMADGHIVEQGTPEEIFDFPKHERTKKFLQQVGSQ
- a CDS encoding LLM class flavin-dependent oxidoreductase produces the protein MSNKKEIKVGLFLAGTGHHIASWRHPKAVEDGAMNLPYLINLAQTAEKGKLDMIFLADSLSVNKNSHPNIITRFEPLTLLTAMAGATKHIGLAATASTTYSEPFHIARQFASLDHLSSGRAGWNVVTSSIPQTGLNFSKTEHLEHDKRYERAEEFVEIVKGLWDSWEESAFIRNKEDGKFINEDKMHELGHKGEFFSVQGPLNIARAPQGYPVIIQAGSSPAGQALAAQIAEVIFTAQNNIEDAKKFYKGIKEQVRSFGRNPDEVLVMPGIFPIIGDTEEEAHAKYQELQDLIPVELGLSILSNYLGGIDLTQYPLQSRFSDLNIEKVDGVQSRYELIKKMAEKDDLTLEQLYKSVAGSRGHHIFIGTPEQLADKMEEWVEGEACDGFNLMPPLLPEGLETFVEKVVPILQERGVYRKEYEGKTLRDHLGLKEPKNRYASN
- a CDS encoding putative sulfate exporter family transporter, with protein sequence MDKKRLFFNKDKEKLPCTTVTFPWFIIGFLIMSFLNTLGLFTEETRFYLQTIAYLLIFMAMGALGLQVRIETLIKNGKSAFFACLFDSFVLSVGGFFIVFWTY
- a CDS encoding amino acid ABC transporter permease, whose translation is MNFDLNYFINVFPDVIPYIPVTLLMAVVSMIVAIIVGLVLALITKSKIPVLHQLASLYISFFRAVPTLVQLFLIYYGLPQIFPGLQAMQALTAAIIGLSVKNSAYLAEIFRAGLDSVDKGQLEACTSVGMTKFQAYRRVILPQAARNAIPATGNTFIGLLKETSLAFTLGLTELFAQGKILASASARYLETYLAIAILYWLLTIIYSIVQSVIEKIIGKPYRN
- a CDS encoding LysR family transcriptional regulator translates to MYYDALKTFVNVVEERNFTKAAEKLRISQPSVSLHIKNLEEEFQTTLLKRTPKMVTVTPTGEMLYERAKQILHLYKQAKQEIYEHHHFVQGKLTIGASFTIGEYVLPKLLSEFHQLYPHVEIEVLIDNTAQIAEHVRLFQADIGLIEGRINHTELQISPFSEDELSIIVEENSLFLTQKNLSLSDLQNQTWITREKGSGTREYLKHVLDSNGLKARAFITMSSNQAIKEAVLNGMGMSMLSTYALKKEERIAILPVKEAVFKRKFSYIESPVIEENKNKALFLTLLKKLMKK
- a CDS encoding GNAT family N-acetyltransferase; amino-acid sequence: MRNYRLATEEDAEKLLDLTLRAYEPIRELGINFAAATADLAFVKKNVRNNMCYVLEEDRNIIATASLRMPWGPQPGPFEYPHIWWFAVDPSYGKKGIGSLMMEWLENTVLSETLKCPAVSLGTADKHPWLIEMYERKGYKKAGSQDLGKGHITVYLVKKLREDFQ